In Triticum aestivum cultivar Chinese Spring chromosome 5B, IWGSC CS RefSeq v2.1, whole genome shotgun sequence, the following proteins share a genomic window:
- the LOC123117643 gene encoding BAHD acyltransferase DCR-like, with translation TQEMAYIVLVGFRGRVDGIPASYAGNAVGNVAAKSTAGDIVDKGLGWTAWLLNRTIASFDEAITRDKLASWPQQPSFMHLPALLAAAATGTITGSSPRFNVYGNDFGWGAPVAVRSGSGNMVDGKATVYASRAGGGSMALEVCLALEALARLVANEEFMSATGTVE, from the coding sequence acacaggagATGGCGTACATTGTCCTTGTGGGATTCCGTGGCCGTGTCGATGGCATACCGGCTTCCTACGCGGGCAATGCAGTGGGGAACGTCGCCGCCAAATCCACCGCCGGCGATATCGTGGACAAGGGCCTGGGCTGGACGGCATGGCTCCTGAACCGGACCATTGCGTCGTTTGATGAAGCCATCactagggacaagctcgcgtcCTGGCCACAACAGCCTAGCTTCATGCACCTTCCCGCGCTCTTGGCGGCCGCTGCCACGGGCACGATCACAGGAAGCTCGCCGCGGTTCAATGTGTACGGGAACGACTTCGGGTGGGGCGCGCCGGTGGCCGTTCGGAGCGGCTCAGGGAACATGGTGGATGGGAAGGCGACTGTGTATGCAAGCCGAGCCGGCGGAGGGAGCATGGCGCTGGAGGTGTGCCTCGCTCTAGAGGCGCTCGCTAGGCTCGTCGCCAATGAGGAGTTCATGAGCGCCACCGGTACCGTTGAATAA